From the genome of Metarhizium brunneum chromosome 4, complete sequence, one region includes:
- the dre2 gene encoding Fe-S cluster assembly protein dre2, protein MAPHPVFIDPTDDFAPVPSAVLAAVATPAKRNLLLAPPSVAAHEEKLRQVFTAFDRANTDLQMLDRLSAGFVSLPPATYDLVLVLTDADGSRAAESARLLNRHLFASLVPAMRVGGRLQFQGGQLGAAESKEAILSGLVATDGGFEKQEEEEVVIPLRFGKKKTPAPLPKFDFGKLDDDDDDLIDEDDLLDDEDLKRRPQAPTECQPQKRRRPCKDCTCGLAAKFEAEEKERRSQANAGLEAIKLDTNDLNELDFTVKGKTGSCNNCSLGDAFRCSTCPFIGLPAFKPGEEVRILNEVQL, encoded by the exons ATGGCCCCTCACCCAGTCTTCATCGACCCCACGGACGATTTCGCACCCGTCCCCTCGGCGGTcctggcggcggtggcgacCCCTGCGAAGCGCAATCTTCTACTCGCCCCGCCGTCGGTGGCCGCCCACGAGGAGAAGCTGCGACAAGTCTTCACGGCCTTTGACCGCGCCAACACCGATCTCCAAATGCTCGACCGACTGTCCGCCGGCTTCGTGTCCCTGCCCCCCGCGACGTACGACCTGGTGCTCGTTCTcaccgacgccgacggctcGCGGGCCGCCGAGTCCGCGCGCCTGCTGAACCGCCACCTGTTCGCCTCGCTAGTCCCCGCCATGAGGGTCGGCGGCAGGCTGCAGTTCCAgggcggccagctcggcgcGGCCGAGTCCAAAGAGGCCATTCTCTCGGGCCTCGTCGCCACGGACGGCGGGTTCGAgaagcaggaggaggaggaagtcgTCATCCCCCTGCGGTTCGGCAAGAAAAAGACGCCGGCGCCACTGCCAAAGTTTGACTTTGGCAagctggacgacgacgacgacgacttgattgacgaggatgacttGCTGGACGACGAAGATCTCAAGAGACGACCTCAAGCGC CGACCGAGTGCCAGCCCCAGAAGCGCCGCCGTCCGTGCAAGGACTGCACTTGCGGTCTGGCCGCCAAGTTCGAAGCCGAAGAGAAGGAGCGACGATCGCAGGCCAACGCCGGCCTTGAGGCTATCAAGCTTGACACAAACGACCTGAACGAGTTGGACTTTACggtcaagggcaagacggGCTCGTGCAATAACTGCTCACTGGGGGATGCGTTCAGATGCTCCACGTGCCCGTTCATCGGGCTGCCGGCGTTTAAGCCAGGTGAGGAGGTGCGCATCCTGAACGAGGTGCAATTGTAA